In Chryseobacterium gleum, a single genomic region encodes these proteins:
- a CDS encoding O-succinylhomoserine sulfhydrylase gives MENFETSAIRTQTERTQFDEHSTPLYLTSSFIFQDAEDMRASFAEEKPKNLYSRFSNPNVTEFTDKIAKMEGAEAGYAFATGMAAIYSTFAALLNAGDHIVSCQSVFGSTHTLFTKYFPKWNIETSYFKAEDAVNVEQYIKPNTKILYLETPTNPAIEILDLEFFGQIAKKHNLIFIVDNCFATPYLQQPIRYGADIVVHSATKLIDGQGRVLGGIAVGKEDLIREIYLFARNTGPALSPFNAWVLSKSLETLAIRVEKHCENALKVAEFLENHPNVELVKYPFLKSHPSYEVAKRQMKLGGNIVAFEIKGGIEGGRNFLDKIQMCSLSANLGDTRTIVTHPASTTHSKLSDEERNEVGITAGLVRCSVGLENVEDIIADLKQALD, from the coding sequence ATGGAAAATTTTGAAACATCAGCAATAAGAACCCAGACTGAAAGAACCCAGTTTGATGAACATTCTACGCCATTATATCTAACCTCCAGCTTTATATTTCAGGATGCGGAAGATATGAGAGCAAGCTTTGCAGAAGAAAAACCTAAAAATTTATACAGCCGTTTTTCCAATCCTAATGTAACAGAATTTACAGATAAGATTGCTAAAATGGAAGGTGCAGAAGCAGGATATGCATTTGCGACAGGAATGGCAGCCATCTATTCTACATTTGCAGCTTTGTTAAATGCTGGGGATCATATCGTAAGCTGCCAGTCGGTTTTCGGGTCTACACATACTTTGTTTACCAAATATTTCCCGAAATGGAATATTGAAACCTCTTATTTCAAAGCAGAAGATGCAGTGAATGTTGAACAATATATCAAACCTAATACAAAGATCTTATACCTTGAAACTCCTACCAATCCGGCAATTGAAATCCTGGATCTTGAGTTTTTCGGTCAGATCGCCAAAAAGCATAATCTTATATTTATTGTAGATAACTGTTTTGCAACACCTTATCTTCAGCAGCCCATCAGATATGGTGCAGATATTGTTGTACATTCAGCAACAAAGCTGATTGACGGACAGGGAAGAGTACTAGGAGGAATAGCCGTAGGAAAAGAAGATCTGATCAGAGAAATCTATCTTTTTGCAAGAAATACAGGACCTGCATTGTCTCCTTTTAATGCCTGGGTATTATCAAAAAGTTTAGAAACATTGGCAATCCGCGTAGAAAAACACTGCGAGAATGCATTGAAGGTAGCAGAGTTCTTAGAAAACCATCCGAATGTAGAGTTAGTAAAATACCCATTTCTTAAATCCCATCCAAGCTATGAAGTAGCCAAAAGACAAATGAAACTTGGTGGAAACATCGTAGCCTTTGAAATAAAAGGTGGAATAGAAGGAGGAAGAAACTTTTTAGATAAGATACAAATGTGTTCACTGTCTGCCAATTTAGGTGATACAAGAACGATCGTTACGCATCCGGCTTCTACAACGCATTCCAAATTATCAGATGAAGAAAGGAATGAAGTAGGTATTACAGCAGGATTAGTACGTTGCTCTGTAGGGTTGGAAAATGTAGAGGATATCATTGCGGACCTTAAGCAGGCGTTGGATTAA
- the metF gene encoding methylenetetrahydrofolate reductase [NAD(P)H] codes for MKITEHIKNANGKTLFSLEVVPPQKGIGIEDLYTNIDPLMEFKPPFIDVTTSREEYIYIDKGNGLMERRITRMRPGTLGICAAIQHKYNVDTVPHLLCGGFTKEETEYLLVDCMYLGIDNVMALRGDAMKGHQYFEPTQGGHASAMDLVNQINDIGRGKYLHNEEQVSDELNKFCIGVAGYPEKHMEAPSMNYDLKWLKQKVDAGADYIVTQMFFDNKKYMEFVQKAREMGITVPIIPGIKPIATKKHLKILPQVFKIDLPEELINEVENAKNNEAVKQIGIEWAITQCKELLDFGVPVLHFYSMGKSDNIKKVAGELF; via the coding sequence ATGAAGATAACAGAACATATTAAAAATGCAAATGGAAAAACTTTATTCTCTTTAGAAGTTGTTCCGCCACAGAAAGGAATCGGGATTGAAGATCTGTACACGAATATAGATCCGTTAATGGAATTCAAGCCACCTTTCATTGACGTTACGACATCCAGGGAAGAGTATATATACATCGACAAAGGAAATGGCCTTATGGAGCGCCGTATTACAAGAATGCGCCCGGGAACCTTAGGAATTTGTGCGGCTATTCAGCATAAATACAATGTAGATACGGTTCCACATCTTCTTTGCGGAGGATTCACAAAAGAAGAAACAGAATATCTGTTGGTAGACTGTATGTATCTTGGGATAGACAATGTAATGGCTTTAAGAGGTGATGCGATGAAAGGACATCAGTATTTTGAGCCTACCCAGGGAGGCCATGCAAGTGCGATGGATCTTGTCAATCAGATTAATGATATCGGAAGAGGAAAATATCTTCATAACGAAGAACAGGTCAGTGATGAGTTGAATAAATTCTGCATCGGTGTTGCCGGATATCCGGAAAAACATATGGAAGCCCCTTCTATGAATTATGACCTGAAATGGCTGAAACAAAAAGTAGATGCCGGAGCAGATTATATCGTTACCCAAATGTTCTTTGACAATAAAAAGTATATGGAATTCGTTCAGAAAGCAAGAGAAATGGGAATAACGGTTCCAATTATTCCGGGAATCAAACCTATCGCAACAAAAAAGCACTTGAAAATTCTGCCACAGGTATTCAAAATAGATCTGCCTGAAGAACTGATTAATGAAGTGGAAAATGCAAAAAATAATGAAGCAGTAAAACAGATCGGAATAGAGTGGGCCATTACCCAATGCAAAGAACTATTGGACTTCGGAGTTCCTGTTCTGCACTTCTATTCAATGGGAAAAAGTGATAATATTAAAAAAGTAGCTGGTGAGCTATTCTAA
- a CDS encoding homocysteine S-methyltransferase family protein: MKNSEQLYKALSERILILDGAMGTMLQRYKFEEEDYRGERFKDWEHPVKGNNDLLSLTQPQAIEEVHKKYLEAGADIIETNTFSGTTIAMADYHMEDLVYELNYESAKIARKACDEYTAKNPDKPRFVAGSIGPTNRTASLSPDVNDPGYRAITFEELRVAYKQQCEALLDGGSDILLVETIFDTLNAKAALFAIDELQDERGIKIPIMVSGTITDASGRTLSGQTAEAFLISVSHLNLLSVGFNCALGADQLTPYLETLAHNSEFYVSAYPNAGLPNAFGKYDETPKDMARQIREYVEKGLINIIGGCCGTTPEHIKAIAELVKDYPPRKLKEFV, translated from the coding sequence ATGAAAAATTCAGAACAATTATATAAAGCTCTATCCGAAAGAATTTTAATTCTTGACGGTGCTATGGGAACGATGCTTCAGAGGTATAAGTTTGAAGAAGAAGATTACCGTGGAGAGCGTTTCAAAGATTGGGAACATCCAGTAAAAGGAAACAATGACCTGCTTTCTCTGACACAGCCTCAGGCCATTGAGGAAGTTCATAAGAAATATCTTGAAGCAGGGGCAGACATTATTGAGACCAATACGTTTTCAGGAACTACCATTGCGATGGCAGATTATCATATGGAAGATCTGGTATATGAACTGAACTATGAGTCGGCAAAAATTGCCAGAAAAGCCTGTGATGAATACACAGCAAAAAATCCTGACAAACCGAGATTTGTGGCAGGATCTATAGGACCTACGAACAGAACAGCAAGTTTAAGTCCTGATGTTAATGATCCCGGATACAGAGCTATTACTTTTGAAGAATTAAGAGTAGCATACAAACAGCAATGTGAAGCATTACTGGATGGAGGTTCAGATATCCTTCTGGTAGAAACCATCTTTGATACCTTGAATGCAAAAGCAGCTTTGTTTGCCATTGATGAATTACAGGATGAAAGAGGAATTAAAATTCCGATCATGGTTTCAGGAACCATTACCGATGCTTCAGGAAGAACATTGAGCGGACAGACGGCAGAAGCTTTTTTGATTTCTGTCTCACACCTGAATTTACTAAGCGTAGGTTTTAACTGTGCATTGGGCGCAGATCAGCTTACTCCTTATCTTGAAACACTGGCCCATAATTCAGAATTCTATGTTTCAGCATATCCGAATGCCGGCTTACCGAATGCTTTCGGAAAATATGATGAAACACCCAAAGATATGGCAAGACAGATCAGAGAATATGTTGAGAAAGGATTGATCAATATTATCGGAGGATGCTGTGGAACAACGCCCGAACATATTAAAGCAATTGCGGAGCTGGTGAAAGATTATCCACCGAGGAAATTGAAGGAATTTGTGTGA
- a CDS encoding DinB family protein, giving the protein MNYQILKNIIDTELQRFQNISEEEWNHKSTPEKWSKKEIIGHLCDSALTNIRRFVVTQYKENENIVYDQNFWVKAQNYQNVPTTDLIDLWKSLNYQIVHVVENIPDEALQRTCDTTKTTPQVFTLEFIINDYVDHLQHHLKAV; this is encoded by the coding sequence ATGAACTACCAGATTCTCAAAAATATTATTGATACTGAACTTCAGAGATTTCAAAATATATCTGAAGAAGAATGGAATCACAAGAGTACACCGGAAAAATGGTCCAAAAAAGAAATTATTGGCCATCTTTGTGACAGTGCTTTAACAAATATCCGTAGATTTGTTGTTACCCAATACAAAGAGAACGAGAATATTGTTTATGATCAAAACTTTTGGGTGAAAGCTCAGAACTATCAGAATGTTCCTACTACAGACCTTATCGATCTGTGGAAATCTTTGAACTATCAGATTGTTCATGTAGTTGAAAATATTCCGGATGAAGCATTACAAAGAACCTGTGATACTACCAAAACAACACCTCAGGTTTTTACGCTAGAGTTTATTATCAATGATTATGTAGACCATCTGCAGCATCATTTAAAAGCGGTTTAA
- a CDS encoding fatty acid desaturase family protein codes for MEKPIYLKDSEDVRLFNELRKKVNKRVEAIPENRDIYIQIKAVILPLVYIGLYFLAVLNAEKHWVYILSFVLMGISLVLIYLNLIHEAAHNNIYKSKKLNALVLHIFDFIGANSYIWKKRHIASHHAYPNVDGWDTDIEQSGLLLIVPWIKAKGIQKYQHKFFFLVYPLYLFNWMFIRDFRDFFDKERVILKTQGRIPVVEKVKMVSYKLFYFFYQIVVPVVFFKVSIGLALGAWFLQVISASIFALFVLLPLHPLPDNAFPKLNKENGLPFSWLRHQLEVTNDLKENNWFVRNVLGNFNFHVAHHLFPNYSYMYYNEITEEIEEFAKEHNLAYKRFPLITALSKHRDLLRQNANNAYYILEE; via the coding sequence ATGGAAAAGCCAATTTACTTAAAAGATTCGGAAGATGTCAGATTGTTTAATGAGCTAAGAAAGAAAGTGAACAAAAGAGTAGAAGCCATTCCTGAAAACAGGGATATCTATATTCAGATCAAAGCGGTAATACTCCCACTGGTTTATATTGGCTTATATTTTCTGGCTGTTTTGAATGCTGAAAAACATTGGGTCTATATTCTGAGTTTTGTTTTAATGGGCATTTCTCTGGTTTTGATTTATTTAAACTTAATCCACGAAGCAGCCCATAACAACATCTATAAAAGTAAAAAACTGAATGCCTTAGTTCTCCACATTTTTGATTTTATAGGAGCCAATTCCTATATCTGGAAAAAAAGACATATCGCAAGTCACCATGCTTACCCAAATGTAGATGGATGGGATACAGATATCGAACAGAGCGGATTGCTCCTGATCGTTCCATGGATCAAGGCGAAAGGGATTCAGAAGTATCAGCATAAGTTTTTCTTTCTAGTATATCCGCTGTATTTGTTCAATTGGATGTTTATAAGAGACTTTCGGGATTTCTTTGATAAGGAAAGAGTGATTTTAAAAACCCAGGGAAGAATACCGGTTGTTGAAAAAGTGAAAATGGTGAGTTATAAGCTGTTCTATTTCTTTTATCAGATTGTGGTTCCTGTTGTGTTCTTTAAAGTATCAATAGGATTAGCTTTAGGAGCATGGTTTTTACAGGTAATTTCAGCAAGCATTTTTGCATTGTTTGTACTGTTGCCTTTGCACCCGCTTCCTGATAATGCCTTTCCGAAGTTAAATAAAGAGAACGGCCTTCCGTTCAGCTGGCTTCGTCACCAATTGGAGGTGACCAATGATTTAAAAGAAAATAACTGGTTTGTAAGAAATGTATTGGGAAACTTTAATTTTCATGTGGCCCATCATCTGTTTCCAAACTACAGTTATATGTATTATAACGAAATTACTGAGGAAATTGAGGAATTTGCTAAAGAGCACAATTTAGCGTATAAAAGATTTCCGCTGATTACAGCTTTAAGTAAGCATAGGGATTTATTGAGGCAGAATGCCAATAATGCCTACTATATTTTAGAAGAATAA
- the folE gene encoding GTP cyclohydrolase I FolE has translation MVDFTDNDDDIFTGKEHTPIREDAFDKSPQEKIEKITELFGEIMETLGLDMTDDSLKDSPRRVAKMYVNEIFGGLLPENKPGISTFSNKYKYRQMLVEKDITVYSFCEHHFLPIIGRAHVAYISNGEVIGLSKINRIVDYYAKRPQVQERLTMQIVDALKEALGTKDVACIIDAKHLCVNCRGIKDTASSTITAELSGIFRTNPITRQEFLHYVGSHAKLD, from the coding sequence ATGGTTGATTTTACTGATAACGACGATGATATTTTCACAGGAAAAGAACATACGCCTATAAGGGAAGATGCTTTTGATAAATCGCCACAGGAAAAAATTGAAAAAATTACTGAGCTTTTTGGCGAGATTATGGAAACGCTGGGATTGGATATGACGGATGATTCTTTGAAAGATTCCCCAAGACGTGTAGCCAAAATGTATGTGAATGAGATTTTCGGAGGACTTCTTCCTGAAAACAAACCAGGGATCTCCACTTTCTCCAATAAATACAAATACCGCCAGATGTTGGTGGAAAAAGATATCACCGTATATTCTTTCTGCGAGCACCACTTTTTACCCATCATAGGAAGAGCTCATGTTGCTTATATTTCCAATGGGGAAGTAATTGGTCTTTCAAAAATTAACAGGATTGTTGATTACTATGCAAAAAGACCTCAGGTTCAGGAAAGGCTTACCATGCAGATTGTAGACGCTTTGAAAGAAGCTTTAGGAACAAAAGATGTAGCCTGTATCATTGATGCAAAACACCTCTGTGTTAATTGCAGAGGAATAAAAGATACTGCAAGTTCTACAATTACAGCAGAACTAAGTGGTATTTTCAGAACCAACCCTATTACAAGACAAGAATTCTTACATTACGTAGGAAGTCACGCAAAACTAGATTGA
- the cysS gene encoding cysteine--tRNA ligase — MQLKIYNSLTAEKEIFKPILEGNVGMYVCGPTVYSNVHLGNVRTFLSFDFIYRTLMHLGYKVRYVRNITDAGHLTDDGNVDNDRFVKQTRLEKLEPMEIVQKYTVDFHKVLDMFNLLPPNIEPTATGHIVEQIELTQKLIERGFAYESNGSVYFDVLEYNKRGLNYGELSKRNIEELFANTRDLDGQGEKKNPQDFALWKKASPAHIMRWNSPWGEGFPGWHLECTAMSTKYLGETFDIHGGGMDLKFPHHECEIAQGKACNDAAPVNYWMHANMLTMNSQRMSKSTGNYILPMQLVTGDNDFFEKPFHPSIVRFCFLQAHYRSVLDISNDAMIASEKGFIRLMEAVKVLNSITPDDTKQSGFNLQEWKNKAYDALTDDFNSPILIAHLFEAVKYIFALNDGKETISTADLEDLKTTLNAFIFDVLGLQTVEENNNEKLDQTLKVLIELRNQARKSKNFELSDQIRDKLLAEGIELKDGRDGTSYVLN, encoded by the coding sequence ATGCAATTAAAAATATATAACTCCCTTACAGCGGAAAAAGAAATATTCAAACCTATCTTGGAAGGAAATGTCGGAATGTATGTCTGCGGACCCACGGTGTACAGCAATGTGCATTTGGGAAATGTAAGAACTTTCCTTTCCTTCGATTTTATCTACCGTACCCTGATGCATTTGGGGTATAAAGTAAGATATGTAAGAAATATTACCGATGCAGGCCACCTTACCGATGATGGGAATGTAGATAACGACAGGTTCGTTAAACAGACCAGACTTGAGAAACTGGAGCCTATGGAAATCGTACAGAAATACACCGTAGATTTCCACAAGGTATTGGATATGTTCAATCTGTTACCCCCGAATATCGAACCTACAGCTACCGGACATATTGTAGAACAGATCGAATTGACTCAAAAACTGATTGAAAGAGGCTTTGCTTACGAAAGTAACGGTTCAGTATACTTCGATGTATTAGAATACAACAAAAGAGGCCTGAACTATGGTGAACTTTCAAAACGTAATATAGAAGAACTTTTTGCCAATACCAGAGACCTGGACGGACAAGGAGAAAAGAAAAATCCACAGGATTTTGCCTTATGGAAAAAAGCATCTCCAGCTCATATTATGAGATGGAATTCCCCTTGGGGAGAAGGTTTCCCGGGATGGCACCTTGAATGTACTGCAATGAGTACAAAATACCTTGGTGAAACATTTGATATCCATGGAGGAGGAATGGACCTTAAGTTTCCTCACCACGAATGTGAAATTGCACAAGGAAAAGCTTGCAATGATGCTGCGCCGGTGAATTACTGGATGCATGCCAATATGCTGACGATGAATTCTCAGCGTATGAGCAAATCTACAGGAAACTATATCCTTCCGATGCAGCTGGTTACAGGAGATAATGACTTCTTTGAAAAACCATTCCATCCCTCAATAGTACGTTTCTGCTTCCTGCAGGCACACTACAGAAGTGTTCTGGATATTTCAAACGATGCCATGATAGCGAGTGAAAAAGGATTCATCAGATTAATGGAAGCAGTGAAAGTATTGAATTCTATTACTCCGGATGATACAAAACAATCCGGTTTCAATCTGCAGGAATGGAAAAATAAAGCATATGACGCTTTAACTGATGACTTCAATTCACCAATCCTGATTGCCCACCTCTTTGAAGCGGTAAAATACATCTTTGCTTTGAATGATGGTAAAGAAACGATTTCAACTGCTGATCTTGAGGATTTAAAAACTACGCTTAACGCCTTTATCTTTGATGTTTTAGGATTACAGACCGTAGAAGAAAATAACAATGAGAAACTTGATCAGACCCTAAAAGTTTTGATCGAATTGAGAAATCAGGCAAGAAAATCCAAAAACTTCGAGCTTTCAGACCAGATCAGGGACAAGCTGCTTGCAGAAGGAATCGAATTAAAAGACGGAAGAGACGGAACATCATACGTTCTGAACTAA